In Necator americanus strain Aroian chromosome IV, whole genome shotgun sequence, the following proteins share a genomic window:
- a CDS encoding hypothetical protein (NECATOR_CHRIV.G14847.T1), producing the protein MVDDRQLHHLRFADDIVLITPSISQAEGMLIEFDETCGCVGFQLNLQKTMFIRNGWVSDAPFTLNATNISECTSYVYLGRELNMMNDLTPELGRRRRAA; encoded by the coding sequence ATGGTTGATgatcggcagctacaccatttgcgctttgctgatgacatcgtactgataacacctagcatcagccaagcggaaggAATGCTgatcgaattcgacgaaacatgtggatgcgtcggttttcagctgaatctacaaaagacgatgttcatacggaacggatgggtttcggatgccccattcacgctcaacgcaacgaacatatccgaatgcaccagctacgtttatctgggtcgagaactgaacatgatgaacgacctgacccccgagctgggcagaaggagacgagcggcttag
- a CDS encoding hypothetical protein (NECATOR_CHRIV.G14845.T1), whose protein sequence is MTTRTIHGNSRFQKLSSLRWKWESPGGGYRNEIDHIIVNKRFCLTDVAVVPKFYTGSDHRLFRGRFSFTRREKKAAKFREKNPRTIISWDLFATLAGIWEDSAMGNIDQENDRLVEHLHDCAKKAESFKTIKRRLSLETLELIHQRGAARAAGNQELTSELAKLCREAIKEDLKERRAEVLAETAEAGKASAMPVETSPVTRQG, encoded by the coding sequence atgacgactaggaccatccatgggaactcgcgaTTCCAGAAACTctcttctctacgctggaagtgggagtcacccggtggaggttACCgcaatgaaatagaccacatcatcgtcaataaaaggttctgcctgacggacgtcgctgttgtaccaaagttctatacgggatcggaccatcgcctcttccgaggaagattttccttcacaaggagagaaaagaaggCCGCCAAGTTTAGGGagaaaaatcccagaactatcatcagctgggatctcttcgctacgctagccggcatttgggaagattccgcaatgggtAACATCGACCAGGAaaatgaccggctcgttgaacaccttcacgactgcgcgaagaaggctgagagttttaaaaccatcaagagacgcctgtctcttgaaactcttgagctaatacaccagcgtggagcagcacgagccgcagggaaccaagagctcacgtccgagctcgcaaagctttgcagagaggcgataaaggaagaccttaaagagagaagagcagaagtgctggctgaaactgcagaggcgggaaaggCATctgctatgcccgtcgagacttcgccagtcacaagacaaggatga
- a CDS encoding hypothetical protein (NECATOR_CHRIV.G14846.T1): MEKIIYDFYSDLFDSHVHLPPHHLGEDEHFIAEVLPSEIRHAIMSVKNRTAPGPDRIRPEQLKPEDFRQYTLARLSTSYLVGFSECKVPQQWKTRKTVLFYKKGDPHNIGNYHPICLLSVIYKLFTRVILNRIEKVLDEGQPCEQAEFRKGFSTIDHIHTVSKLIEVSREYKMPLCLTFTDLKKAFYSVETEAVVEALDNQGVPTQYIKVLRELYSNFTTGISPFYKNIIIDVKRGPTG; encoded by the coding sequence atggagaaaatcatctacgacttctactctgatctcttcgacagccatgtccacttgcctcctcaccatctgggGGAAGACGAACATTTCATTGCAGAGGtgctcccgtccgaaatacgacatgctatcatgtcggtaaaaaATCgaacggcacccggtcccgacagaataagaccagaacaatTGAAGCCAGAAGACTTCCGCCAgtacaccctggcgaggctctctACAAGTTACCTTGTAGGTTtctcggaatgcaaggttcctcaacagtggaagaccaggaagaccgtgttgttttacaaaaagggagatccacataaCATTGGCAACTATcatccaatctgcttactgtccgtcatctacaagctctttacaagagtgatccttaataggattgaaaaagtcttggatgaaggacagccatgcgagcaagcagagtttcgaaaaggattcagcacgattgaccacattcacactgtttcgaagctcatcgaggtatcacgagagtacaagatgccgctctgtctcaccttcaccgacttgaagaaggccttttactcagttgagacggaagcggtcgtggaagccttggacaaccaaggcgtccctactcagtacataaaggtacttcgagagttgtacagtaacttcacgaccggaatttcgccattctacaagaacatcatcattgacgtgaagaggggtccgacagggtga
- a CDS encoding hypothetical protein (NECATOR_CHRIV.G14849.T1) codes for MNMENYLREELNRRMRAAWAAFAATREAMDQLTDQDLRAHLFDSITLPALCYAAETWTDTTATSRKLLTTHRALERF; via the coding sequence atgaacatggaaaactaCTTGagggaagaactgaatagaagaatgagagcagcatgggcagcattcgcagccacCAGGGAAGCtatggaccaactgacggaccaagatcttcgtgcccatttGTTCGACTCGATAactcttccagcgctctgttacgcagcggagacgtggacaGACACcactgccacgtctaggaagctacttactactcACAGAGCACTTGAAAgattctga
- a CDS encoding hypothetical protein (NECATOR_CHRIV.G14844.T1), with protein sequence MTICTYNARTLASEAVIEDLMMQAKKIKYDVIGLIETERRHLLNAVYEFGEELFLGRCDSRGVGGVSVLVNTCMAKIIDSFEQLTPRIGRLWIRRCGPTSASTIFVAYAPTSSYEEEVEALWRSSTEKIMSSTRS encoded by the coding sequence atgacgatctgtacttataacgcacgtacgcttgcatcggaagcggtcatcgaagatctgatgatgcaagccaagaagatcaagtacgacgtcatcggactgatcGAGACGGAACGACGTCACcttctcaacgccgtatatgaatttggagaagaactgttcctaGGAagatgcgacagtagaggtgttggtggagttagcgtcctcgtcaacacgtgTATGGCAAAGatcatcgactctttcgaacaacttacgccCCGAATTGGACGTCTGTGGAtcagaagatgtggtccaacgtCAGCTtcgactatcttcgtcgcttacgctccaacatcaagctacgaagaggAAGTTGAAGCTctttggagaagttctaccgagaagatcatgtcttctacaaggtcataa